In Streptomyces umbrinus, a single genomic region encodes these proteins:
- a CDS encoding ATP-dependent DNA ligase → MPWTLPEPMLTDAVRSPALPASSAAEPKWDGFRAALSVDDGQVVLRSRRGTQMAPAFPEVVAGAAQLPDATALDGELIVWDTGGRLAFEQLQNRLHRRGPAALQAAAQQPAHFVAFDVLRLAGTTTLTWPYSRRRAALEKLFREHQLTAPWALCPSTTDPDTVREWLTSWTAAGLEGVVFKRLDSPYRPSVKGWLKYKVRETTEAIVGAVIGPPTAPRTLLLGRYDTAGHFQYTGRTTTLPQTVGRTVAALLTPAEAGHPWTGWSFSAGWGSRETLDVTLVRPELVVEVGVDVARDGSGRWRHPARWHRMRPDLFPGDVTLFGSPG, encoded by the coding sequence ATGCCATGGACTCTGCCGGAGCCGATGCTCACCGACGCGGTACGCAGCCCCGCCCTGCCGGCGTCGTCGGCCGCGGAGCCGAAGTGGGACGGATTCCGGGCCGCCCTCTCCGTCGACGACGGCCAGGTGGTGCTGCGCTCACGCCGCGGCACCCAGATGGCACCCGCGTTCCCCGAAGTCGTGGCCGGCGCCGCGCAGCTGCCGGACGCCACCGCCCTGGACGGCGAACTCATCGTGTGGGACACGGGCGGGCGTCTCGCGTTCGAGCAGCTGCAGAACCGGCTGCACCGCCGCGGCCCCGCAGCCCTCCAGGCCGCCGCACAGCAGCCGGCGCACTTCGTCGCCTTCGACGTCCTGCGCCTGGCAGGCACCACCACCCTGACGTGGCCCTACTCGCGGCGCCGCGCCGCACTTGAGAAACTGTTCCGCGAGCATCAGCTGACGGCGCCGTGGGCACTGTGCCCGTCGACCACCGACCCGGACACCGTGCGCGAGTGGCTGACATCGTGGACCGCAGCCGGCCTCGAAGGCGTCGTCTTCAAAAGGCTCGACAGCCCGTACCGACCCTCAGTCAAAGGGTGGTTGAAGTACAAAGTGCGCGAGACGACCGAGGCCATCGTTGGCGCGGTCATCGGCCCACCGACGGCCCCGCGCACGCTTCTGCTCGGCAGATACGACACCGCCGGCCACTTCCAGTACACCGGCCGCACCACCACACTCCCCCAGACGGTCGGCCGCACGGTCGCCGCTCTGCTCACTCCTGCAGAGGCCGGTCACCCGTGGACGGGCTGGTCCTTCTCTGCCGGGTGGGGCAGCCGGGAGACGCTGGACGTCACCCTGGTCCGGCCCGAACTGGTCGTGGAAGTCGGCGTCGACGTCGCCCGGGACGGTTCCGGGCGCTGGCGGCACCCGGCCCGCTGGCACCGCATGCGGCCCGACCTCTTCCCTGGCGACGTCACGCTCTTCGGCAGCCCTGGATAG
- a CDS encoding ParA family protein yields the protein MLNQSAGQAIEPPDKSIAVGTGKGGVGKSTVAAHLAGHSAEAGYRTLLICVTGQDDDDLGIKRFGRGVHPPGPSAIDGQGLYRAIHDRVPLQPIREVRPNLDVLPGGPQVADISNLLMLRMMQEGAGVVLSLARSLAPIAPLYDRIIFDSAPEQDSLEQLVLGSARTLIVPTRSDDSSISGMERISKNFKVVKQQVNPHLQMAGAFLYGSNRAATLMHADVRKDIRATLGEGTPILDTIVGYREVPARNARKKGLLFSEYADLLPVSATPADVRAGRATGADIVPDTITPLSKEMRELTTEIFEHCGSVA from the coding sequence GTGCTGAACCAGAGTGCCGGGCAAGCGATCGAGCCCCCTGACAAAAGCATCGCTGTCGGCACCGGCAAGGGCGGTGTCGGCAAGAGCACCGTGGCCGCGCACCTTGCCGGTCACTCCGCGGAAGCCGGGTACCGCACCCTCCTCATCTGTGTGACGGGCCAGGACGACGACGACCTCGGCATCAAGCGCTTCGGCCGCGGTGTCCACCCGCCGGGACCTTCCGCCATAGACGGCCAGGGCCTGTACCGGGCGATCCACGACCGCGTCCCGCTCCAGCCGATCCGCGAAGTCCGCCCCAACCTTGACGTGCTGCCCGGCGGCCCGCAGGTCGCGGACATCTCGAACCTGCTGATGCTGCGCATGATGCAGGAAGGTGCCGGCGTCGTCCTCAGCCTCGCCCGCTCCCTCGCGCCGATCGCCCCCCTGTACGACCGCATCATCTTCGACAGCGCCCCGGAACAGGACTCCCTTGAGCAGCTGGTCCTCGGCAGCGCCCGGACACTGATCGTTCCGACCCGCTCCGACGATTCGTCCATCTCGGGCATGGAGCGAATCAGCAAGAACTTCAAGGTCGTCAAGCAGCAGGTGAACCCCCACCTCCAGATGGCCGGGGCGTTCCTCTACGGCTCGAACCGTGCGGCCACCCTCATGCACGCAGACGTCCGCAAGGACATCCGCGCGACGCTCGGCGAGGGCACCCCGATCCTGGACACGATCGTCGGCTACCGCGAAGTCCCGGCCCGCAACGCCCGTAAGAAGGGGCTGCTGTTCAGCGAGTACGCCGATCTGCTGCCGGTGTCCGCGACACCGGCTGACGTGAGAGCCGGCCGCGCGACCGGGGCCGACATAGTTCCTGACACGATCACCCCGCTCTCCAAGGAGATGCGGGAACTGACCACTGAGATCTTCGAGCACTGCGGGAGCGTGGCCTGA